CCCGGCAGCAAGGCCTTCTACGTCTTTGACAGGTCGATGAAATTACTGCGCACTATCCCCGATCCCTCTGATGACAGGCACTTTGTCTTTGAGTATTCCTGTGCTCCCGACGAGGGAACGATCCTTCATTCCCAGGGCAGGGATGTCTACAGGATGGATATAAGGAGCGGCGCATCGAAAAAAGTCGGCTTCGGCTTCCAGATTATTCCTCCCGTCCAGGAGGGCCCCGGCCATGCACTGCTCGTGACAGGCAAAACGGGCATTTTTACCTCGCGAGAGGCCGGAGACAGCCTGAAGCGTGTGACAGACCTTTCCCCGAGAAGGGCTCTGGAGCAGCACCAATGGTTCCGCCGCTATGAAGATGCAAGGGAGACTTTTTCCCGATCCGTTCTGCATCTTGCCTACCCCGACGAGTTTCAGGAAATAAATAAAGGAGAGGCCCACGGGGAGCCTCCCGGGGAAGAGGAAAGTGACTGACGTGGCGCTCTACGAGGAGTTTCTGGAAGATTTCCCCATTGAGCTGAGAGAGCGATCGGTCCTGAGGTATATGGGGTACCCTTCAGCGGAAAGCACCATGAAATCCCCTTTTGCGTCGCGGATTCGTGGCATGCTGGGGGAGATGATTGCCGGGGCCCCCCGGCTTTTTACCCCTAAAGGGATATTCTGCACGGCTCCGCTCACCGTCGAGGGAGACTCTCTCTTTCTGTGCGGTGCCTCATTTACCAGCGCCTTCCTGGCCCGCAGGTTCCGGGGAGCTTCCCTTGCAGGGCTTTTTGCCGTGACCATCGGCAGCGGCCTGGAGCGAGAGCTCAAAGGGCTTTTTGAAAAGGGGAGGATGTCAGAGGCGCTTATCCTTGACAGCATCGGCAGCGAAGCCGCGGAGCAGGCAGCACGCTTTGTGCACCGCCGCATTGAGAAGCATCTGGGGATGAGGCTTGTGCGCTATTCACCCGGATATAATGACCGGAAAACAGGCTTTGACTGGGATATCAGGGAGCAGGCCATGCTCTTCAGGCTTCTCGCGCCTGAAAGGGTGGGAATCACCCTTTCCAGAACTTCAATGATGGAGCCCAGGAAGTCTGTCACGGCCATTATTGGCCCGGGCTTTTGACAGGCTCCTCCGGGGTGTCAGCAGAAACAACCGTTTTTCTCTCTGCCAGGTAAGCATTGATGGTTTTGTAGCTTTTTTTTATCGAAGCCATGAAGGGAATGATGAGGAATACGGCAAAAAGTGCCAGGGCAATGGGGACAAAGGCATTTCCCAGGAGCAGGGCCCCGAGTATGGTAAAGATTATCTCCTCCCTTATCACGTAAAAAGGCTTCAGGTACTTGTTGATAAACATTGCCTCCCTTTTGCAGGAGGGGCATATGCGCTCTTTGCCGGTTTTCGCTTCGCCGCAGTAAGGGCAGAAATTCCTGAAGGCCGCGAGGGACACTTTGATAGGCTCGATTTTCTGGGTAAGCTCCTCGAAGAGATTGAATGCCCCTTCCAATGGGTGCATCAGGGGATCGTTCACGATGACCAGGGAGCCTTTTGAGTGCTTCAGCCTGAATTCCCTCGGATAGACCCCTATGGCAGGGTGCGTGTCAAGAATGATGGAGCTTCCCTCTAAGTCCCGCCATGAGAATATTTTTTCTCCCTGGAAATCCTTATAAGTGAGGCCTTTTCTCATGGTCTCGATCACTATTGAGGCATATTTCTGGAGAGTGATGTTCCTTTTTACCGGGAAGTACACCAGCAGCAGAAAAAGAAGGAGCGCAAGGGCCATGAAATTCTGCTGCAGGGTCTCAGGGCCGGGTTTGTGATGGACAAGATAAAAATACATGAAGGCCAGGTATGTGAAGATGCCGAACCAGAGGGAAAACTCCATCTTTTTCCAGCTCTTCTTGTCTTTTCTCCTTGTGCTGAATATGTATGCTGCCATGAAGACCCGGTCCTTTATTTTCTGCCTTTTTTCTTCATCTCCGAGCGGAATATGAACACCGTGAGGATAACGAGTATCAGAAGGCCCGTGATGTCCATCTGGTTGGCTGTTCCTTTGACAAGGTAGAGCAGCAGGCCCCAGACGGCCACAAGGGCAATCGGCACCAGCATCATTTCGGTGCTCCCTATATCGGTGGTCACCTGGAAAATATTTTCCACGGTATTTTTCGCTTTTGCTTCGCCAAGCAGGGCACCTTCAGTGAGGGGGCGGAGCGGTATGAGGCGCCAGGCGAGAAATGAAGCCGCCGCGAGGGCCATGAGGAAGAGGATGAAGCCCGAAATACCGGGGATGCTTCCCTTGTAATATCTCATCACGTTGCCGAAGAGAAAGCTCAGCACTATCATGACCACGAAAGTGACAACAGCTATTGCCTGGATCTTTACCGATCCGTCGGTGTGATCGAGGAACTGGCCGTCGTGCATGATGATGAGTTTCTTGTTCAGGATAACGAAGCCCGACATCACTGCGGCGGAGAGGATTCCCACAAAGGCCACGGCGAGGCCGGCTCCTCCGAAGAAGGCGAAGGCACCCGGTGTCGACTCCCTGAAAAAGAGGGCGAAGAAAATGGCATGTGCCACCAGGACTATGGCAAGGTAAAGGTAGAGGGGGAAGCGGTTCAGGCGGAAATAGACCCAGAAAAAGAGTATTGAGGCGAGAAAGGACATAACACTCTTCAACAGGACAATATCCTGGGGATTAAGCCAGGGATTTGTCGCACCTCCCATGATACCACGCTCCTTTACAATAATATTCTATCTGCCACGCAATATTGCGTATCCGTGCTCAGGTATTCTGATTTTCGCAGGTGTTGCCTGGAGGCCCGTGACCGATGATGCAGTCACTCCTGTCTTGGTGTAGGTGGTGAAGGAAGTGATCAGGAGGTTTTTCTGGGTGAGGGAATTGGTGGGGAATTCCAGGTCAACCCTGAAAAAGCTTTTGATGAACACAAGGGAGTGGCCTGCCGGGTCGGAGAAAATCCGCCATTCCACTGAAGGCTGGAGTATCACCGCGTCCAGGATGGTGGGATTTGTATGCAGGAGGCCCGAGTAGCGGATTCCCAGGCTGTGGAGGCCGGGGAGAAGCACGCGGGGCTCAAGGACCTCCTTCATGGTGATATAGGGGGTATCAGGCGATCCCCCGAGGGGGACGGTGAAGATCCTGTCGCCGTCAATCCTCATCATTATCGACGAGCCCATATCCAGGCCCGGCTGCTTGAGATAGACCAGGTAGAAATCATAGGTGTTCTCCTCCTGAGTCTCAAATTTGATCCAGAAAGAATTCTCCCGCTTGATGACCACGTTCTTTCCCGTGGCGCCGCCCGGGTACAGGCGGTCTTCCACATCGTAGTCTTTTCTCACGGCTTTACCGTCTTCGGCCTCAAGCACCTTGAAGGTGTGGGGGGGATATTTTTCCGTGGTGTGCAACTGCTGCATGGCTGCAGTGTTCCACAGCTCAATGAGTGTCATGAGGGCTTCGGCAGAGGCCCTGGCGCTCCCGTCAGGTGATTTCCCTTTTTCATTCAGGGAGCGCCATGCCATCCCCGTGGATTTGTCATACATGATCTCCTTTTTCGTGTTGTTGCCGAAGAGCCATGATGCGGCAAGCCCGGCCATAAGAGAGTAATGCTCCTTTTTCGTGGCTCTTGCGAGGCTTGCCAGGTTCTCTGCCATCACCTGGACTCCCGCGCTCTCCTGGGGAAATATCACTGGGCCCGGGGCCATTCCAGGCAGAGGGCCGTATGATGCGATAAAATGGGTATAAAGACCGTTGGCCTCGCGCTCCGCCGATTCTATCCACGCCTGCTGGCCGAACTGGGCACCGGCCCGGGAGAGGGCTGCCATCTGCCGGTTGTGCGAGAGGGTCCAGAGGTTGAAGTCAGCAACGCTCTCATAATGGCCGCAGAAGGGAAACTCCTCGTAGTTGGTTCCCGAAAAGGAGCTCACGGCATCGCAGAGCCTGGAGATGAGATCCTTTACAGCGGCATCCTGATGGAGCTGATAATGCTCCATCAGCCCCAGAATGAAGACAGAAGTGGTATCGCTCTCGCCGTTAATAAGCCAGGCAGGCATCTCCTTGCCATGAAGAGTGATGGTCTCTCTATATCCTTTGCCCGGCTTCGCAAAAGCGGCCTCGAGCTGCGAGATGACTTTTTCCACAGGCCCGTCGAGCTTTGCGGCATATGACGGGTCGTCCTTTGCCAGGATTCTCCGGGACCTTGAGAGGGCCCAGAAGGCGTTTGCGCTTGAAAGATCGGCCCTGGCCTCCTGGGTGCCGTCAGGTGTGCCGTCGGCCTTCAGCCCTTTTCTGAAGAAGCCCTCGTTGCTCTGCATGGCAAGCAGATAGGTAAGGGCATCCTTTATCTTCTCCATGGAGGACGTGTCATGAAGCTTTTCATAGGAAGCGCAGTAAAGCAGACAGATACGGGCTATATCCTCGGTCACGAAGGAATACTCAAAAGACCCGTCGCTCTTTTTCGCCCCTGCCGTTGCCCAGAGCGATCCTTCGCTCCCGCCGGGTATTTTTACCCTCATCCTCTGGGTCTCCAGGTAGGTAAAATTAACTTCTGGACGGTTCACGGATTCCCGTGCAGGGGACTGTGCCCCGCAGAGCGCCCATATGAGTACGATGAAGAGTGCAGTTTTTTTCGACAAGATACCTCCAGGGATCTCAGTGAGCTTCGCTCACCATAATTCCATTATTTAAGATGCCTTCATTACCATGTTCATCGAAGTTCCGCTGCGGGAACCTCAGGGAAGGGGAGTGCCGGGAAGCTTTTCTATGTGCTCTTCCCTCTCGCTCTTGAATTGCTGCGGCACTTCCCGAATGAAAACCTCCTCCTCCACAGGAGAGAGAAGGGGTGACATGATGCGCTCCTCTTCAAGTGTCGCCTTTTTTTCCGGTTTTTTAGGTGCGCTTGTGAGCTCTACGTTGCTTTCAACGCCGCCCCGTGCGACAAAAGTCTCTGTTTTCAGGTCGAAATAGGCTTCGGGACTGATCATCCAGTCCTTGGGGCCGCGCTCGAACCTTACATTGCCTGTCATGGTGATGAGGGAGGCGCTGTGTGAGTAGTGAACCACGTCGGCATAGGCGGTCTTTTCCTTTCTCCAGACTTTCACGTTCCTTCTTGCCTCTCCATCCCTTGATTCCCAGAAAAACTCGATTTCCTCGCATGTCATGATGACGGTGCCCTCGTCGCTCTTCTGCTCCTTCGCCGGCGGAGGCGCCTGCTCCCCTTTCCGGGGAGCGGTGCCTTCCTCCATGAGCGCCCTTACGTGGCCTGAAATGAGCACCTTCTTTTCGTTGTAAAAGGCGTCCATCCTGTCGCCGTATATCACGTTGCCTGGCTGCCAGAGCTTCACGCCTCCGGTGAAGTGGCCCACCTTTGTGACGCCGTTGAATTCTGCCCTGGCAGAGGTCATCACGGCCTCTCCGTAAGTGACTTTCACATTGTTGATGAGGCGCACAAACTTCTTCTTGTCGTCATAAGTGAGTTTTTCAGCAGTCATGCGTATCTCGCCGGGCGGTTTTGCAGGCTCCTGCGAAAAGACCGGCACAAGGAGGCTGAGCACGAATAGAAGGGTGAGATAGAGCGTTTTGTGAAGCATAAAATGGTTCCTCATAATCCAGAGCAAGGCATTTCTTCTTGTTATGAGACCTCTTTTCCTCCTTTGCTCTTTCCGGCCTGCGAAGGCTGCCTTTCCCTGGAGCGCCGGAGCGCAAGGGCGAAGGCCGGGAGTGCGGCAATAAGGAGAAATACGTTTCCGTGGCGCGTGTAAAATGTTCCCGCAGGGGTGATCACGAGGTCATCGGTGAGGACAACCCTTGTATAGATCTCCGATTTTTTCCTTATCTTTCCATGGGGGTCTATGAAGGCGCTGACCCCGGTGTTTGCAGCCTGCACCACGTTCGAATGATTCTCCACGGCGCGGAAGACGCTCCATCCCAGGTGATGGACCGCCGCTGAGCTCCTCTCAAACCAGGCGTCGTTGGTAAGGACCGCGAGAAATGTTGCTCCGTTCCTGACATTCACTCTTGCAATACCGGGAAAATCGGACTCAAAGCAGATGAGCACCGAGAAGGAGCCCCAGGGAGTGGGGAAGAGCGTCCACCGGTCCCCGGAAGAGAAATCCTGGACCCTGTCAAAGACAGAGTATTTTCTGAGGTGTTTCCTGAAGGGAAGATATTCACCGAAAGGCACAATGTGCCGCTTGCTGTACTCTGCAGTAATTTTCCCCTGCGGCGAGAAAAGGAAGACCGTGTTGAGCTTCCTTCCGTCTGGAGCGGCCTGCGGTGCCCCGGCTGCAAAGTAGATTTTCTCCCACGCCGTGAAGTGCTCGAGATATTCCTTTGCCACGGTGTTGTTGGGAATGAAGGTGGGAACCGATGTCTCAGGCCAGAATACAAGCGACGTTCCCTCCTGTGCCGCCTTCGCGGAGAGAGCGGTAAGGGTCTCGAGGGTCCAGCGGAGCATCCTGTTGTCCCATTTCATAAGCATGTCAACACTGGGCTGCACTATGCTCACTTTCACGCGGGGGAAGATGCCTTTCCGCGCGCTGTCTCCGGCGATTACAAGATGGCCGTATGCCAAGGTTACTGTCATAAGCGCTGCAAAGGAGAGCGCCAGGGAGAGCAGGCCTTTCTTACGCTCGGCTGTTTTCCTGTCGCCCTGCGGGGACTTTTGAGCCCTCATCACAGTGATGAGAAGCCATGCAAGCACCATATTGCCGAGCATGACGAGGAATGAAATGCCATACATCCCTGTGATGCCCGCCACCTGTATCAAGGTAACCTGCTCATACTGCGAGTATGCGATGGCTCCCCAGTTGATGCCGAGGGGGCCCAGGGAGCGGCCGTACTCATAGAAGACAAAGAGGAGCACAGGGAGAAAAAGGCGGGCAGGTCGGGCGGGCTCGTCTTCAAGCGCCCAGGCGGCAAAGCCTCCCCAGAGCCCGAAGTAAAACCCCTGCCACAGGGAGAGGGCGAACCACACGTGCCCTCCGAAGACCCAGCCCCAGAGGTATATCGTCGAGAAGAAAAGGAAGCCTGTAAGCCATGAGAGAAAAAAGCCGGTCCTGAAAGTGACGCCATAGAGGGCCACGAGAAGGGGAGCCAGGGCGCACCAGGCAAAGAGGAAATGCCCCTTGTCCGGGAAGCTCATTCCCAGGAGGAAACCGGAAAGGGTTGCAAGAAGTATCCTCACAAGCAAATCAGTCTTTCGGCTCATGGTCTTTGAAGGAATACCATAACAAGGCCCATGAATCCTTTCTAGCGAGGAACCACAATGAAGAACTATCTTTCCCTGGCGTCAGCCTTCATGCTCCTTCTCCTTCTCGTTTCCTGTGCCCAGGGCCCGAGCGGCCAGAGCTTCAGCCAGGGAGGGAGCACGGCCGATAAGAACTATATCACCTTCACTCTCACTTTCAATGAGACAGGCTCCATCGCTTCGAACGGCTACTACCTGATAATGCTGAACAGCGAGGCCCAGCCGATAGAGGTGACCAACACGGGGACTTACACCGATGCCTTGAGGCTCTATAACGATCCCCTCGCGGGGCCTACCTATTACTGGCTTCACAGGATCCCGAGCGTTCCCGGCCCCGGTTACGAATTTGTATACACTGCGAGGATTGATCAGTACGCCCAGATTTCATCTGACAGCCGGACCCTGAGCTTTACCTTCTCCACGAAGGACAGCTCGGTGATTTTCAACCAGTATATCTTCAACAGGTTCACCGCACAGGCCCTTACCACCGATAACTTCAGCAGCGCAATGATAGGCAGAACTCTTGATACCATGGGGCCTGGACCTGACATTACGCACAGCGACCTATACACCGTCATGGTAAATAAGACTACCGGCCCGGAAAACCCTCTTCCTCCCAATTATCCTGATGACGAGCTTTACGACTGGGCTACCAAGGGTGATCTTCCCGCCGATTTCCCCTACGTGAATTTTGACATCAAGAGCTTCCAGATTTACACGTACTGATATTCGTTGGCATTCTTGCTTCAGTGTTGTGGAGGCTAGTAATACTTCATCGGCATGATGATCCTGTCGGGCGTGGGGCCTATGGGGATGGTATCATAGGGGAATGCCTTGAGGGCGAACTGGACCCAGAATTCTTTCTGCTCGCTCCGGTACACCATCCTGGTGAGGAAATCATGGCTTTCCTTGCTGATGCTGAAGTCCTGGTATGTGTATTTGTTGTTTATCAGGTCATAGAGAGACCAGTACTGGAGCGAGAGCCCCTCGCCCAGATCGAGGTTTATCTGGCCGTTCATATTGGACCAGTATTTTTTGTCGATGTTGTAGCTTGAGCCCAGATCGATAAGGGTATTGGCGGCAGGCTTCAGCGAGAGGCGGCCGATCATGTTGTGAAAGGTCTTGTACTGGAAATCGTACCCGCTGAATACGCTCAATTTCCATTGGTCATCGTTGTGGAACTCCATACCGCCGGTGACCATATTATAAGGGGAAGTGAAATCGCTCAGGAAAGGGGAATACCCCTGGGGGTCCTGGTAAAAATAATTGAATCTCAGGCCCAGCGCGCCGAGATCCTCATAGAATCCCCCGCCGGCAGTGACGACATACTTGGCGCTGTTATCCTGAAAAAGCATCTGCCTGAAGCCGCCTCCCATGTTGAGAAGGCCTTTTTCCCCCACGGGCCAGGAGAGGTTGCTGGTCGAGATGGAAAAGCTGTTCCTGTTCATCCTTACTCTTGTGGGCTCCTCCTTGTA
The Candidatus Eremiobacterota bacterium genome window above contains:
- a CDS encoding vitamin B12 dependent-methionine synthase activation domain-containing protein, which encodes MTDVALYEEFLEDFPIELRERSVLRYMGYPSAESTMKSPFASRIRGMLGEMIAGAPRLFTPKGIFCTAPLTVEGDSLFLCGASFTSAFLARRFRGASLAGLFAVTIGSGLERELKGLFEKGRMSEALILDSIGSEAAEQAARFVHRRIEKHLGMRLVRYSPGYNDRKTGFDWDIREQAMLFRLLAPERVGITLSRTSMMEPRKSVTAIIGPGF
- a CDS encoding LptA/OstA family protein translates to MLHKTLYLTLLFVLSLLVPVFSQEPAKPPGEIRMTAEKLTYDDKKKFVRLINNVKVTYGEAVMTSARAEFNGVTKVGHFTGGVKLWQPGNVIYGDRMDAFYNEKKVLISGHVRALMEEGTAPRKGEQAPPPAKEQKSDEGTVIMTCEEIEFFWESRDGEARRNVKVWRKEKTAYADVVHYSHSASLITMTGNVRFERGPKDWMISPEAYFDLKTETFVARGGVESNVELTSAPKKPEKKATLEEERIMSPLLSPVEEEVFIREVPQQFKSEREEHIEKLPGTPLP
- the lnt gene encoding apolipoprotein N-acyltransferase, coding for MSRKTDLLVRILLATLSGFLLGMSFPDKGHFLFAWCALAPLLVALYGVTFRTGFFLSWLTGFLFFSTIYLWGWVFGGHVWFALSLWQGFYFGLWGGFAAWALEDEPARPARLFLPVLLFVFYEYGRSLGPLGINWGAIAYSQYEQVTLIQVAGITGMYGISFLVMLGNMVLAWLLITVMRAQKSPQGDRKTAERKKGLLSLALSFAALMTVTLAYGHLVIAGDSARKGIFPRVKVSIVQPSVDMLMKWDNRMLRWTLETLTALSAKAAQEGTSLVFWPETSVPTFIPNNTVAKEYLEHFTAWEKIYFAAGAPQAAPDGRKLNTVFLFSPQGKITAEYSKRHIVPFGEYLPFRKHLRKYSVFDRVQDFSSGDRWTLFPTPWGSFSVLICFESDFPGIARVNVRNGATFLAVLTNDAWFERSSAAVHHLGWSVFRAVENHSNVVQAANTGVSAFIDPHGKIRKKSEIYTRVVLTDDLVITPAGTFYTRHGNVFLLIAALPAFALALRRSRERQPSQAGKSKGGKEVS